From the Billgrantia sulfidoxydans genome, one window contains:
- a CDS encoding U32 family peptidase has product MSSDSLQLALGPVLFYWTRERYADFYREAADWPVEIVTLGESVCSRRRDMKLDDWLGIGRELAQSGKQVVLASQTLIESEADLRDLRKLCDNGEFMVEANDQSALQRLAAAGLPFVAGAALNLYNPASIGVMARAGMQRWQAPVEMSRDDLARLLADCTAEGLDAPCEVFAYGHLPLAWSSRCFTARRHQKPKDRCMFVCQKYPEGLALRSQESKEVFTLNGIQTLSGACQDLRHEIKDMTAMGVSVARLSPRAEGMAEVVAAFDAARRGELPAADPLSLVEAEVCDGYWHGRPGMDNTRLPAG; this is encoded by the coding sequence ATGTCATCCGATTCCCTGCAGCTCGCCCTGGGCCCGGTGCTGTTCTACTGGACCCGCGAGCGCTACGCCGACTTCTACCGTGAAGCCGCCGACTGGCCGGTGGAGATCGTCACCCTGGGCGAATCCGTCTGCTCTCGCCGCCGCGACATGAAGCTCGACGACTGGCTCGGCATCGGCCGCGAGCTGGCCCAGAGCGGCAAGCAGGTGGTGCTGGCGAGCCAGACCCTGATCGAGTCCGAGGCCGACCTGCGCGACCTGCGCAAGCTGTGCGACAACGGCGAGTTCATGGTCGAGGCCAACGACCAGAGCGCCCTGCAACGCCTGGCCGCCGCCGGCCTGCCCTTCGTTGCCGGGGCGGCGCTGAATCTCTACAACCCGGCTTCCATCGGCGTGATGGCGCGGGCCGGCATGCAGCGCTGGCAGGCGCCGGTGGAGATGTCGCGCGACGACCTCGCCCGGCTGCTCGCCGACTGCACCGCCGAGGGGCTCGATGCGCCCTGCGAGGTGTTCGCCTACGGTCACCTGCCGCTGGCCTGGTCGTCACGCTGCTTCACCGCACGGCGCCACCAGAAGCCCAAGGACCGCTGCATGTTCGTGTGCCAGAAGTACCCCGAGGGCCTGGCGCTGCGCTCCCAGGAATCCAAGGAAGTGTTCACCCTGAACGGCATCCAGACCCTCTCCGGCGCCTGCCAGGACCTACGCCACGAGATCAAAGACATGACCGCGATGGGCGTGAGCGTGGCGCGCCTGAGCCCCCGCGCCGAGGGCATGGCCGAGGTGGTCGCCGCCTTCGACGCCGCCCGCCGCGGCGAGCTGCCCGCCGCCGATCCACTCAGCCTGGTCGAGGCCGAGGTGTGCGACGGCTACTGGCACGGCCGCCCGGGCATGGACAACACCCGTCTGCCCGCCGGCTGA
- the ubiU gene encoding ubiquinone anaerobic biosynthesis protein UbiU yields the protein MELVCPAGNLPALKRAVDEGADAVYFGFQNATNARQFAGLNFTDKRAREGIDYAHARGKRVFCAINTYPQPDGWAQWTRAVDQAAELGVDALIMADMGLLDYAARRHPELPRHLSVQGSATSHEALRFYHDQFGIKRAVLPRVLSITQVRDLAKQSPVELEVFAFGSLCIMAEGRCYLSSYLTGESPNTRGVCSPAAHVRWEETPQGLESRLNGVLIDRYGEGERAGYPTLCKGRFEVGGETYHAIEEPTSLNTLELLPELAELGISAVKIEGRQRSPAYVSKVAGIWRQALDRLERAPERFHPDPAWMAGLGEVSEGATTTLGAYERRWK from the coding sequence ATGGAGCTCGTCTGCCCGGCCGGCAACCTGCCGGCCCTGAAGCGGGCGGTGGATGAAGGCGCCGATGCCGTCTACTTCGGCTTCCAGAACGCCACCAACGCCCGGCAGTTCGCCGGCCTGAACTTCACCGACAAGCGCGCCCGCGAAGGCATCGACTACGCCCATGCCCGCGGCAAGCGGGTGTTCTGCGCCATCAACACCTATCCGCAGCCCGACGGCTGGGCCCAGTGGACCCGCGCCGTGGACCAGGCCGCCGAGCTCGGCGTCGACGCCCTGATCATGGCCGACATGGGCCTGCTCGACTATGCCGCCCGTCGCCATCCGGAGCTCCCTCGCCACCTCTCGGTGCAGGGGTCGGCCACCAGCCATGAGGCGCTGCGCTTCTACCACGACCAGTTCGGCATCAAGCGCGCCGTGCTGCCGCGGGTGCTCTCCATCACCCAGGTGCGGGATCTGGCCAAGCAGAGCCCAGTGGAGCTCGAGGTGTTCGCCTTCGGCAGCCTGTGCATCATGGCCGAGGGGCGCTGCTACCTGTCGTCGTACCTCACCGGCGAGTCGCCCAATACCCGCGGGGTCTGCTCGCCGGCGGCCCACGTACGCTGGGAGGAGACCCCGCAAGGACTCGAGTCGCGGCTCAACGGCGTGCTGATCGACCGCTACGGCGAGGGCGAGCGGGCCGGCTACCCCACCCTGTGCAAGGGGCGCTTCGAGGTCGGCGGCGAGACCTACCACGCTATCGAGGAGCCCACCAGCCTCAACACCCTGGAGCTGCTGCCGGAGCTCGCCGAACTCGGCATCAGCGCGGTGAAAATCGAGGGCCGCCAGCGCAGCCCGGCCTACGTGTCGAAGGTGGCCGGGATCTGGCGCCAGGCGCTGGACCGCCTGGAGCGCGCGCCCGAGCGCTTCCACCCCGACCCCGCCTGGATGGCCGGCCTCGGCGAGGTCTCCGAGGGCGCCACCACTACCCTGGGCGCCTACGAACGCCGCTGGAAATAG
- the hmpA gene encoding NO-inducible flavohemoprotein, producing the protein MLTSQQEQLIEATAPVVAEHLDAITQHFYPLMFKRYPDVASLFNEAHQQSGAQQRALAGAVLAYVQLRQDPARARGVLATVVEKHVSLGIQPDQYPIVGECLMAAIGEELGDALTPEIAEAWAALYEELAGLLIELEDRRYQAFALKPGGWRGLRRFRIAATRQESAMIRSFVLEPEDEGPVADHEPGQYIGVRLGIEGETLYRHYSLSDLPNGRTYRISIKREPEGRASRYFHDVLNVGDSVDLLPPAGELTLQGGNEPLLLISGGVGQTPILPLARQALAEGRQVVYLHAAIDAEHHAFRQEVAAMREVHPSKLKVVAIHEHGDDADHCGRLDRELLRHYLPASNPRCYFVGPQGFMSAVNQALAELGVEEDRRHFEHFGPSRPIEAA; encoded by the coding sequence ATGCTCACCTCACAGCAGGAGCAGCTCATCGAGGCCACCGCCCCGGTGGTAGCAGAGCACCTCGATGCCATTACCCAGCATTTCTATCCGTTGATGTTCAAGCGCTACCCCGACGTGGCCTCGCTGTTCAATGAGGCGCACCAGCAGAGCGGTGCCCAGCAACGGGCCCTGGCCGGTGCCGTATTGGCCTACGTGCAGCTGCGCCAGGATCCCGCCAGGGCGAGAGGAGTGCTGGCCACAGTGGTAGAGAAACACGTGTCGCTGGGCATTCAGCCCGACCAGTACCCCATTGTCGGCGAGTGCCTGATGGCCGCCATCGGCGAGGAGCTGGGTGACGCTCTGACGCCAGAGATCGCCGAAGCGTGGGCAGCGCTCTATGAAGAGCTGGCCGGCCTGTTGATTGAGCTGGAGGATCGTCGGTACCAGGCTTTCGCTCTGAAACCCGGTGGCTGGCGCGGTTTACGTCGATTCCGCATCGCCGCGACTCGGCAAGAAAGCGCGATGATTCGCTCCTTCGTCCTCGAGCCGGAGGACGAAGGCCCGGTAGCAGATCATGAGCCCGGCCAGTACATCGGCGTGCGACTCGGTATCGAGGGCGAGACGCTCTATCGCCACTACAGCCTCTCGGACCTGCCAAATGGCCGCACCTATCGGATCTCGATCAAGCGTGAGCCCGAGGGTCGAGCCAGCCGCTACTTTCACGACGTGCTCAACGTTGGCGACAGCGTAGACCTTCTGCCACCGGCCGGGGAGCTTACGCTACAGGGAGGCAATGAACCGCTGCTGTTGATCAGCGGTGGAGTGGGCCAGACACCTATTCTGCCGCTGGCTCGCCAGGCGCTGGCCGAGGGTAGGCAGGTAGTCTATCTTCATGCCGCCATCGACGCCGAGCATCACGCCTTCCGGCAGGAGGTCGCCGCGATGCGCGAAGTGCATCCCTCTAAGCTCAAGGTCGTCGCCATACACGAACACGGCGACGATGCCGACCACTGCGGCCGCCTCGATCGCGAGCTACTGAGACACTACCTGCCCGCATCCAACCCGCGCTGCTACTTCGTTGGCCCCCAGGGTTTCATGAGTGCGGTGAACCAGGCCTTGGCAGAGCTCGGCGTTGAAGAGGATCGACGCCACTTTGAGCACTTCGGCCCGTCCCGCCCTATTGAAGCTGCCTGA
- a CDS encoding TetR/AcrR family transcriptional regulator has product MSGKRNLTAAERRERTVDTVIELSARDDPANITTGSIAKHMRVTQGALFRHFPSKDAVWEAVIGRIAERIIKRLDRAAASADSPLAALEAMFHAHIAFIVEHPGVPRLMMGQLQHARPTPARRMVRSLLFLYRERIEKLLIEAQEAGDLRRELNIEAAATQFIGTIQGLVMQSLMIGSMNHIAEQAQGAFDLYCHGIQQERGTHP; this is encoded by the coding sequence ATGTCAGGAAAACGCAATCTAACCGCTGCAGAGCGCCGGGAACGAACTGTCGATACGGTCATTGAATTGAGCGCACGGGATGATCCCGCCAATATCACTACCGGCAGCATCGCCAAACACATGCGGGTTACTCAAGGAGCACTGTTCCGCCACTTTCCGAGTAAGGACGCGGTCTGGGAGGCAGTCATCGGCCGAATAGCCGAGCGTATAATCAAGCGGCTGGATAGAGCCGCTGCCTCGGCAGATAGTCCTTTGGCTGCGCTGGAAGCAATGTTTCATGCCCATATCGCCTTCATTGTCGAGCACCCTGGTGTGCCTCGGCTGATGATGGGGCAACTGCAGCACGCTCGGCCGACCCCGGCCCGCCGTATGGTTCGCTCACTGCTGTTTCTCTACCGTGAGCGGATCGAGAAATTGCTGATCGAGGCACAGGAAGCCGGCGATCTGCGCCGAGAGCTGAATATCGAGGCGGCTGCCACGCAGTTCATCGGCACCATCCAGGGCCTGGTCATGCAATCGCTGATGATCGGTAGCATGAACCATATAGCCGAGCAGGCCCAAGGAGCGTTCGATCTTTACTGTCACGGCATCCAGCAGGAGCGAGGGACGCACCCATGA
- a CDS encoding anaerobic ribonucleoside-triphosphate reductase activating protein: MPLIAIDGVSTPLDGIRLPVAGMNQLTTLDYPDHLACVVFLQGCPLRCGYCDNSQRMTPRRGDESEWQAVREFLEHRRGLLEAVVFSGGEPTLHNALPIAIREVKAMGFKVGLHTAGPYPARLTRLLPHLDWVGLDVKGRGRDFDRICGRPGIWQRNSQSLMALLESGIDFECRTTVHWRDFDLADVERLALTLADCGVRRYAIQVARTRDCLDPTYCQPVAGAPPRAMLAGLVKRLAPNFERIELRE, encoded by the coding sequence ATGCCGCTGATTGCCATAGACGGGGTATCGACACCTCTCGACGGCATTCGCCTGCCGGTGGCGGGCATGAACCAGTTAACGACACTGGACTACCCCGACCACTTGGCCTGCGTAGTGTTCCTGCAGGGCTGCCCGCTGCGCTGCGGCTACTGCGACAATAGCCAGCGGATGACGCCGCGACGCGGTGACGAGAGCGAGTGGCAGGCGGTACGGGAGTTCCTGGAGCACCGCCGGGGGCTGCTCGAGGCGGTAGTCTTCAGCGGCGGGGAGCCAACGCTGCACAACGCTCTGCCAATCGCCATTCGCGAGGTGAAAGCAATGGGCTTCAAGGTGGGCTTGCACACCGCCGGCCCCTACCCCGCACGACTTACACGCCTGCTGCCGCACCTCGACTGGGTGGGGCTCGATGTGAAGGGTCGCGGGCGCGACTTCGATCGAATCTGCGGGCGGCCGGGCATCTGGCAGCGCAACAGCCAGAGCCTGATGGCGCTGCTCGAAAGCGGGATCGACTTCGAGTGCCGTACCACCGTCCATTGGCGCGACTTTGATCTGGCCGACGTGGAGCGTCTGGCGCTGACCCTGGCTGACTGTGGCGTGCGCCGCTACGCCATTCAGGTGGCCCGCACCCGCGACTGCCTCGACCCGACCTACTGCCAGCCGGTCGCAGGCGCCCCGCCCCGGGCCATGCTCGCCGGGCTGGTCAAGCGCCTGGCGCCAAACTTCGAACGCATCGAGCTGCGCGAGTAG
- a CDS encoding efflux RND transporter periplasmic adaptor subunit, with the protein MTVLAQRLGRVLAVVIGLAVGVVLLVMFVVNRQTPEHSDSPPAPKAVAVIEARPLPFRLEARGHGVARPAETWQAVANVSGRVVERHPALESGTLLRAGTLLLALDPSRYELAIAEAEAELTQLEAEEANTRRLLGLERQALDLAEQELSRIERLASTGSVSTSQRDAQRRSTVAQRQAVATLENALALLPAQRERASVRLAQARRDLADTRFVAPYDLRLGEVEVELHQFVSVGQSLFEADSLAAAEVEARLPFSVVRRLLGSVAPAELEPGSLDLSERIDLDAIDAELELVGASGVGWTGRVVRVASGLDPATRAVRIVVRVDHPWRGARPPDRPPLQRDMYTRVRLTAPGPEASMVVPSSALHQGELYLADEQGRLVRRPVSVAFKQGGLAVIEAGLVPGERVILDDLQPAIDGMALSVRRDDAAEARLAALARGEASSGERP; encoded by the coding sequence ATGACAGTCCTGGCTCAACGTCTGGGGCGTGTACTGGCGGTTGTCATTGGCCTGGCCGTCGGCGTGGTGCTTCTGGTGATGTTTGTGGTCAACCGTCAGACACCGGAGCACAGTGACTCACCGCCTGCCCCCAAGGCGGTGGCGGTGATCGAGGCCCGGCCCCTGCCGTTTCGCCTCGAGGCGCGCGGCCACGGCGTGGCGCGCCCCGCCGAGACCTGGCAGGCGGTGGCCAATGTCTCGGGCAGGGTGGTGGAGCGCCATCCGGCGCTGGAGAGCGGCACACTGCTGCGTGCAGGCACCCTGCTGCTGGCGCTTGACCCGAGTCGCTATGAGCTGGCCATCGCCGAAGCCGAGGCGGAATTGACTCAACTAGAGGCAGAGGAGGCCAATACTCGGCGTTTGCTGGGCCTGGAGCGCCAGGCACTCGATCTCGCCGAGCAGGAGCTTTCACGCATCGAGCGCCTGGCGTCTACCGGTTCTGTTTCCACTTCTCAACGTGATGCTCAGCGTCGCAGCACTGTAGCGCAACGCCAGGCGGTGGCCACGTTGGAGAATGCCTTGGCCTTGCTGCCAGCCCAGCGCGAGCGAGCATCGGTGCGCCTGGCCCAGGCGCGTCGTGACCTGGCGGATACCCGTTTCGTGGCACCCTATGACTTGCGCTTGGGTGAGGTAGAGGTAGAGCTTCACCAGTTCGTCAGTGTGGGCCAGAGCCTATTCGAGGCGGATAGCCTGGCGGCTGCCGAAGTGGAGGCGAGGCTTCCCTTCAGCGTGGTGCGACGCCTGCTGGGTAGTGTGGCGCCGGCCGAACTCGAGCCCGGCTCCCTGGATCTGAGCGAGCGCATCGACCTTGATGCAATCGATGCGGAGCTGGAGCTGGTCGGGGCGTCCGGTGTGGGCTGGACGGGCCGGGTGGTGCGCGTGGCCAGCGGCCTCGACCCGGCCACCCGCGCCGTTCGAATAGTCGTCAGGGTCGACCATCCTTGGCGCGGTGCACGGCCTCCCGATCGACCGCCGCTGCAGCGCGATATGTATACCCGGGTGCGGCTCACGGCCCCCGGCCCCGAGGCCTCAATGGTAGTGCCATCGTCGGCGCTCCATCAGGGTGAGCTTTATCTGGCTGACGAGCAGGGGCGCCTGGTGCGACGCCCGGTCTCCGTGGCATTCAAGCAGGGGGGGCTGGCGGTGATCGAGGCGGGCTTGGTCCCGGGGGAGCGCGTAATCCTCGATGACCTGCAGCCGGCCATCGATGGAATGGCGCTCTCCGTGCGTCGAGACGATGCTGCCGAGGCACGCCTGGCCGCCCTGGCCCGGGGCGAAGCATCGTCGGGAGAGCGGCCATGA
- a CDS encoding efflux RND transporter permease subunit, with amino-acid sequence MIRWFAGHPTAANLLLILLLAAGLFAAPSLKRETFPDYRPVEVSVEVAYRGASAADVEDAICRRLFDAVKGVEFLDEFVCVAQDNLASATATMEAGGDAIRFMSEIDTEVGAITELPARAEPPVVRELHRSDLVAAVAVTADMPIRQLEEYALRLEERIMALPGVADVAIHGMSQRQWQVEVPREVLGQHGLSAQELAQRISAQSLDLPLGTLETADRDILLRFTDQRRSMAELAELVVVSDTGGGELTLGELATFTEAGERAEETLRFNSEPALVLEVSKALREDALTVKERLEALLEDERHRFDGGISLTLTQDATSIVRDRLRMLVDNGLMGLVLVVLVMSLFFRPRLALWAVLGLPVAFMGAFAVMAFAGLSLNMITLVALLMAIGIVMDDAIVITDNIASHALHRKSLLEAVVEGTRQVLPGVLSSFLTTVAVFTPLSFLAGELGAVLEVLPVVLIAALMASLIEAFWILPHHLKGSVGSLGDGHDSRFRAAFERRFANFREAVGGLADRAIRFRHAVLGLLLTVTLASAGFIAGGHVGSEAMPDIDGDVLEARILMPQGTPLARTEAVAERVEAAMRDLDARYSPEQPEGASLVEAIQVRFNHNLSAREAGPHVATVSVDLLTAERRSVTLDTLTEAWREAIGKIEGLQRLIIQEPGFGPAGVPVEVRLAGENLEAMKAAALELGGHLEGYAAVHNVMDDLRLGKTQLAFSMAEGAHGLGLSAEEVAGQLRAALLGEIADTQRIGDQEIEVLIRLAEGDRSSLDDLADLTIALPGGLRVPLEVVANAEERREWARITRIDGRRTVTVEANVDARQASGQAIVDDLTGSGWLEVFLTRHPNVAISFEGQVASSAETGGSIGRGLLIGLVGIFVILSFQFRSYVEPLIVMLSIPLAFIGAIWGHVLMGYYLSMPSLIGAASLAGIVVNNAILLIHFIKTHRERGLDAVAAAGQASRDRLRAILISSTTTIAGLLPLLAETSTQAAAIKPLVISVVFGLLSATVLVLLVIPALYVLFDDWGWLGKATEMEPLPDQLSKD; translated from the coding sequence ATGATTCGCTGGTTCGCCGGGCATCCCACCGCTGCCAACCTGCTGCTGATCCTGCTGCTGGCCGCCGGATTGTTCGCCGCCCCCAGCCTCAAGCGCGAGACTTTCCCCGACTATCGCCCGGTTGAGGTGTCCGTGGAGGTGGCCTACCGCGGGGCCAGCGCCGCCGACGTCGAGGATGCAATCTGCCGGCGCCTGTTCGATGCCGTTAAAGGCGTGGAATTCCTCGATGAGTTTGTCTGCGTGGCTCAGGACAACCTGGCCAGCGCCACCGCCACCATGGAGGCCGGCGGCGATGCCATACGCTTCATGAGCGAGATCGATACCGAAGTCGGTGCCATCACTGAGCTACCGGCACGGGCCGAGCCCCCAGTAGTTCGCGAACTGCACCGCAGCGATCTGGTCGCCGCGGTCGCAGTAACAGCCGACATGCCCATTCGCCAGCTCGAGGAGTACGCCCTGCGCCTGGAGGAGCGCATCATGGCGCTGCCCGGCGTGGCGGACGTGGCAATCCATGGCATGTCGCAGCGCCAATGGCAGGTCGAGGTGCCCCGCGAGGTGCTCGGCCAGCATGGCCTCTCGGCTCAGGAGCTGGCGCAACGCATCTCCGCTCAGAGCCTGGACCTGCCGCTGGGCACTCTGGAAACGGCCGATCGCGATATTTTGCTGCGCTTTACCGACCAGCGCCGCTCCATGGCCGAACTGGCCGAGCTGGTGGTAGTTTCCGACACCGGAGGTGGTGAACTTACTCTTGGTGAGCTGGCCACCTTCACTGAGGCCGGTGAGCGCGCGGAAGAGACGCTTCGCTTCAATAGCGAGCCGGCGCTGGTGCTGGAGGTTAGCAAGGCGCTGCGTGAAGATGCCCTGACGGTCAAGGAGCGGCTCGAGGCGCTGCTCGAGGACGAGCGTCACCGCTTCGACGGCGGCATATCGCTGACTTTGACCCAGGATGCGACAAGCATTGTCCGCGACCGCTTGCGGATGCTGGTGGATAACGGCTTGATGGGCCTGGTACTGGTAGTGCTGGTGATGAGCCTGTTCTTCCGCCCCCGTCTGGCGCTGTGGGCGGTGCTGGGTCTGCCGGTTGCCTTCATGGGCGCTTTCGCGGTGATGGCGTTCGCCGGGCTGTCGCTCAACATGATCACTCTGGTGGCGCTGTTGATGGCCATCGGTATCGTCATGGATGATGCCATCGTTATCACCGACAACATCGCCTCTCATGCCTTGCACCGGAAGTCGCTGCTGGAGGCAGTGGTCGAGGGAACCCGCCAGGTGCTGCCCGGGGTGCTTTCGTCATTTCTTACCACGGTAGCGGTGTTCACCCCGCTCTCCTTCCTTGCCGGGGAGTTGGGTGCAGTGCTGGAGGTGCTGCCAGTAGTGCTGATCGCAGCGCTAATGGCGAGCCTCATCGAGGCGTTCTGGATCCTCCCTCACCACCTCAAAGGCAGCGTGGGGAGCCTGGGCGATGGTCACGACTCCCGCTTCCGGGCCGCCTTCGAGCGACGTTTCGCAAATTTTCGTGAGGCCGTCGGGGGGCTGGCCGACCGGGCGATCCGCTTTCGGCATGCGGTGCTGGGCCTGTTGCTGACGGTGACCCTGGCCTCCGCCGGCTTCATTGCCGGGGGGCACGTGGGTAGTGAGGCGATGCCGGATATCGATGGCGACGTGCTGGAGGCGCGCATTCTGATGCCCCAGGGTACGCCCCTGGCGCGCACCGAGGCGGTGGCCGAGCGGGTCGAGGCGGCGATGCGTGACCTGGACGCGCGCTACTCACCCGAACAGCCAGAGGGCGCCTCCCTGGTCGAGGCGATACAGGTGCGCTTCAACCACAACCTCAGCGCCCGAGAGGCGGGCCCCCATGTGGCCACCGTCAGCGTCGACCTGCTCACCGCCGAGCGACGTAGTGTCACCCTCGATACGCTGACCGAGGCATGGCGGGAGGCTATCGGCAAGATCGAGGGCCTGCAGCGGCTTATCATCCAGGAACCCGGCTTCGGCCCCGCCGGGGTGCCGGTAGAAGTGCGACTGGCCGGGGAGAACCTAGAAGCCATGAAGGCGGCGGCGCTGGAGCTGGGGGGCCATCTCGAGGGCTACGCGGCCGTCCACAACGTCATGGATGACCTGCGTCTGGGCAAGACCCAGCTGGCCTTCTCCATGGCCGAGGGTGCCCACGGCCTGGGGCTTTCCGCCGAGGAGGTGGCCGGCCAGCTGCGCGCGGCGCTGCTGGGTGAGATTGCCGATACCCAGCGCATCGGCGACCAGGAGATCGAAGTGCTGATCCGCCTAGCCGAGGGGGACAGAAGCTCCCTTGATGATCTGGCGGACCTTACCATCGCCCTGCCGGGTGGGCTCCGGGTGCCTCTGGAGGTGGTGGCCAACGCCGAGGAGCGACGCGAATGGGCGCGCATCACCCGTATCGACGGGCGGCGTACCGTCACCGTGGAAGCCAACGTGGATGCACGCCAAGCCAGCGGCCAGGCTATCGTCGATGACCTCACCGGTAGCGGCTGGCTGGAGGTTTTCCTTACCCGCCACCCCAATGTGGCGATCTCCTTCGAGGGGCAGGTGGCCAGCTCCGCCGAGACCGGCGGCTCCATCGGCCGCGGGCTGTTGATCGGCCTGGTGGGGATCTTCGTGATCCTCTCCTTCCAGTTTCGCAGTTATGTGGAGCCGCTAATCGTCATGCTCTCGATCCCGCTGGCCTTCATCGGCGCCATCTGGGGCCATGTGCTCATGGGCTACTACCTCTCCATGCCCTCGCTGATTGGTGCGGCGTCGCTGGCCGGTATTGTGGTCAACAACGCCATCCTGCTGATCCACTTCATCAAGACCCATCGCGAGCGTGGGTTGGATGCCGTTGCAGCCGCCGGCCAGGCCAGCCGCGACCGGCTGCGTGCCATCCTGATCTCGTCCACCACTACCATCGCCGGGCTGCTGCCACTGCTGGCAGAAACCAGTACCCAGGCGGCGGCCATCAAGCCACTGGTGATCTCGGTGGTGTTTGGCCTGCTCAGCGCTACTGTGCTCGTACTGTTGGTGATCCCGGCACTCTACGTGCTGTTCGACGACTGGGGGTGGCTAGGCAAGGCAACGGAGATGGAGCCGCTCCCGGATCAGTTGAGCAAGGACTGA
- a CDS encoding hexameric tyrosine-coordinated heme protein, which yields MTIIAPKSSATRYASIAIVSLLGLLMGAAVLSADEHEGQAASDSWLPSLMTETPQEGFALAVKLSQKGVATTQTDAEVRKELRPEYAADPNSLIAISHVIATHFQTVAAANDYWRE from the coding sequence ATGACGATCATTGCGCCGAAGTCCTCCGCGACCAGGTACGCAAGCATTGCTATCGTAAGCCTCCTAGGGCTACTGATGGGTGCGGCCGTCCTATCGGCGGACGAACACGAGGGGCAGGCAGCCTCCGATTCGTGGTTGCCCAGTCTCATGACGGAAACTCCTCAGGAGGGGTTTGCCCTGGCCGTGAAACTATCGCAGAAGGGTGTCGCCACGACACAGACCGATGCCGAAGTGCGAAAAGAGCTACGACCGGAGTACGCAGCAGATCCCAACAGCCTTATTGCCATTTCGCATGTCATTGCGACCCATTTCCAGACGGTGGCTGCGGCTAACGACTACTGGCGCGAGTGA